One Helianthus annuus cultivar XRQ/B chromosome 7, HanXRQr2.0-SUNRISE, whole genome shotgun sequence genomic region harbors:
- the LOC110896564 gene encoding uncharacterized protein LOC110896564, whose amino-acid sequence MGDKEDPKTGSGNTNDFSSPYYLHPSDFPKQLHVNEVLTDGNYTDWAREMSNFLFAKNKIDFVDGTLKKPETTSLDYKPWMRCDAMVKGWLTAAMEKGIRDSVKYATTASEIWTDLRERFGKESAPRAYELKQKIAGTRQDGSSVSIYYTRLRALWDESQSIFSFPCCSCNKCTCELGKKITEHIEKERLYEFLMGLDTDFNVIKTQILATTPLPTLGIAYHMVAEDERHRMISNVNQVTTEPAAFKAFQKRENGSGDSKEKTAGKESKQSDQCTFCGRNGHKKEGCFKLVGYPDWWPGKKDNKVKPKAACVEMGTSPIPGLSEEQYQEFVKFFSGSGKNAEIKPEANMAGATFEGLDWIG is encoded by the exons ATGGGTGATAAAGAAGATCCCAAAACAGGGTCTGGTAATACGAACGATTTTTCATCACCGTATTACCTGCATCCTTCCGATTTTCCGAAACAACTACACGTCAACGAAGTTCTTACCGATGGGAACTACACCGATTGGGCACGAGAGATGTCGAATTTCCTCTTTGCAAAGAACAAAATCGACTTTGTTGATGGAACCCTGAAGAAGCCAGAAACCACGTCGCTCGATTACAAGCCTTGGATGAGGTGCGATGCGATGGTGAAGGGTTGGCTGACCGCCGCCATGGAAAAGGGAATCCGTGACAGCGTAAAATACGCAACCACAGCCTCAGAGATTTGGACGGATTTGCGAGAAAGATTTGGGAAGGAAAGCGCACCGAGGGCTTACGAATTAAAACAAAAAATTGCTGGTACTCGTCAAGATGGCAGCAGCGTATCCATCTATTATACACGTCTCAGGGCGTTGTGGGATGAGTCCCAATCCATTTTTTCATTTCCGTGTTGTTCTTGCAACAAATGTACCTGTGAACTGGGCAAGAAAATCACCGAACACATTGAAAAAGAAAGGCTCTATGAGTTCCTAATGGGCCTAGATACTGATTTCAATGTTATAAAAACTCAAATCCTTGCCACGACGCCGCTGCCTACTCTCGGAATTGCCTACCACATGGTGGCAGAAGACGAAAGACACCGAATGATTTCGAACGTGAACCAAGTCACAACAGAACCCGCTGCGTTCAAGGCCTTTCAAAAACGTGAAAATGGTTCCGGCGATTCAAAAGAAAAGACTGCTGGAAAGGAAAGCAAGCAAAGCGACCAGTGCACATTTTGTGGAAGAAACGGTCATAAAAAGGAAGGATGTTTCAAGCTAGTTGGCTACCCGGATTGGTGGCCCGGGAAGAAAGACAACAAGGTGAAACCAAAGGCTGCCTGTGTAGAGATGGGAACCAGCCCCATACCCGGATTAAGTGAAGAGCAGTACCAGGAGTTTGTGAAGTTCTTTTCAGGTTCGGGTAAGAATGCCGAAATCAAGCCGGAGGCAAACATGGCAG GGGCTACGTTCGAGGGACTTGATTGGATCGGGTAG
- the LOC110892681 gene encoding F-box/LRR-repeat protein 25 codes for MSLRILYLFFQFLLETLAATGIGEMDRISHLPESIVHHILSFLKKTPAELVRMSVLSKSWFNLTASFPCLDFNIDCFSTRESFFKYVEYTTSRFCHHNLTAHKLLLYTEIQEPAELDVVNRCLELVLKNGVRELVISFTYSSLDFPKYRLPNILLSVSVLESLTILGCDLPSSFMLDAINFKSLIQLELTLVPLNDEVITYLATSCPLLQVLDIGICSGFKKVCVYGHQHLQELRITYDTPLERIDIEAPNLSSLRIEDDDDIGAPQMNLALCKNLTTVSYFGYLSPNLSFTDFVSSFPFVENLYLAIH; via the exons ATGAGTTTG AGAATTTTATACTTGTTCTTTCAGTTTTTGTTGGAAACCCTAGCTGCTACTGGAATTGGAGAGATGGATCGGATTTCACACCTTCCTGAATCTATTGTCCATCACATACTCTCCTTTCTTAAGAAAACTCCTGCAGAGCTTGTTCGAATGAGTGTATTGTCCAAGTCCTGGTTTAATCTAACCGCCTCTTTCCCCTGTTTAGATTTCAATATCGATTGTTTTAGCACTCGAGAAAGTTTTTTCAAGTATGTTGAGTATACCACCTCTAGATTTTGCCATCATAATCTCACTGCACACAAGTTATTGCTCTATACAGAAATCCAGGAGCCTGCAGAGTTAGATGTTGTTAACAGATGCCTTGAATTAGTTCTTAAGAATGGCGTCAGAGAGTTGGTGATAAGTTTTACCTACTCATCATTAGATTTTCCAAAGTACCGTTTGCCTAACATACTCTTATCTGTTTCCGTATTAGAATCTTTGACCATACTTGGCTGTGACTTGCCTTCTTCAtttatgcttgatgctatcaacTTTAAATCTTTGATCCAGTTGGAACTTACATTGGTCCCCTTAAATGATGAAGTGATCACGTATCTCGCCACTAGTTGTCCTCTTCTACAAGTACTCGATATTGGCATTTGTAGTGGTTTTAAAAAAGTTTGTGTTTATGGCCATCAACATCTTCAAGAACTTAGAATTACATATGACACTCCACTTGAGAGAATAGATATCGAAGCTCCAAATCTATCTAGTCTTAGGATAGAAGATGACGATGATATAGGGGCACCACAAATGAACTTGGCTTTATGCAAAAACCTAACAACAGTGTCTTACTTTGGGTATCTTTCACCAAACTTGAGTTTTACTGACTTTGTATCCAGTTTCCCCTTCGTTGAAAATTTGTATTTGGCTATTCATTAA
- the LOC110896565 gene encoding uncharacterized protein LOC110896565, which produces MASEKSLTILGCDLPSSLMLNAINFKSLIQLELTLVPLNDEVITYLATSCPLLQVLDIGICSGFKKVCVYGHQHLQELRITYDTPLERIDIEAPNLSSLRIEDDDDIGAPQMNLALCKNLTTVSYFGYLSPNLSFTDFVSSFPFVENLYLAIHYNCNTLKLSSPSLRTFMLDSMCDFEDIEFSTPNLVFFSYPCGSYSTWPMAMHSTHLKASMQCYPNRYTSGLWFQKLRRLLDKQNGFKVLNLYIDALHSQTFTKLEKLKAIELPPYELEHVELKLDTSEESSAHVAFVNAVLWCCRPRSLTLRSSVPFEEQSDVVKFTYKKLLEQEDQGHTKIQIVSPSSSEAQKHLMDLKSLSMASPREGKTISFIKEEGTPF; this is translated from the exons ATGGCGTCAGAGA AATCTTTGACCATACTTGGCTGTGACTTGCCTTCTTCATTGATGCTTAATGCTATCAACTTTAAATCTTTGATCCAGTTGGAACTTACATTGGTCCCCTTAAATGATGAAGTGATCACGTATCTCGCCACTAGTTGTCCTCTTCTACAAGTACTCGATATTGGCATTTGTAGTGGTTTTAAAAAAGTTTGTGTTTATGGCCATCAACATCTTCAAGAACTTAGAATTACATATGACACTCCACTTGAGAGAATAGATATCGAAGCTCCAAATCTATCTAGTCTTAGGATAGAAGATGACGATGATATAGGGGCACCACAAATGAACTTGGCTTTATGCAAAAACCTAACAACAGTGTCTTACTTTGGGTATCTTTCACCAAACTTGAGTTTTACTGACTTTGTATCCAGTTTCCCCTTCGTTGAAAATTTGTATTTGGCTATTCATTATAATTGCAACACCCTCAAGTTGTCAAGCCCTTCCTTAAGGACATTCATGTTAGATTCAATGTGTGATTTCGAAGACATTGAGTTCAGTACACCCAATTTAGTTTTCTTTTCTTACCCTTGTGGTTCTTATTCTACCTGGCCTATGGCAATGCATTCAACCCATTTGAAAGCATCTATGCAATGTTATCCCAATCGTTATACATCCGGACTTTGGTTCCAGAAGTTAAGGCGACTTTTGGACAAGCAAAATGGGTTCAAAGTTTTGAACTTGTATATTGATGCTTTACATAGTCAG ACCTTCACAAAGTTAGAGAAGCTAAAGGCGATTGAATTGCCACCTTATGAACTGGAGCATGTTGAGCTAAAACTAGACACCAGTGAAGAATCATCAGCTCATGTTGCTTTTGTAAATGCTGTACTTTGGTGTTGCCGTCCTCGTTCTCTAACTTTAAGATCATCCGTTCCTTTTGAAGAACAAAGTGATGTTGTCAAG TTTACATACAAGAAACTgcttgaacaagaagatcaaGGCCATACCAAAATTCAGATCGTGTCGCCTTCCTCTTCCGAAGCCCAAAAGCACTTGATGGACTTGAAGTCGTTGTCAATGGCGTCACCTCGTGAAGGAAAAACAATTAGCTTCATAAAGGAAGAAGGTACACCTTTTTAA